A window of Gossypium hirsutum isolate 1008001.06 chromosome D13, Gossypium_hirsutum_v2.1, whole genome shotgun sequence genomic DNA:
CAAAGTAAATGAAAGGACAAGAAGATCCATTGGACTTGGTTTCATCTTTGTTACATGCACTTCCAATGAACCAACAAcaactaatattttaatatgaaactCAACAGAGCCAACCACACCAAATGGAAGATGCATGCAACCATAAACTACTGCCGACcaccccatatatatatattagcctTGGAACAACTACTATCACGTGCGCAAATAAATCGTGAGACACGAAAAGGCGTGATGGGGTTAGGGAGATTCGtgatattaacttaccattctaATTAAGAGAAAGGCACTTCCTAAACTCCAACACctatattttatatctataatatATGTCTTCTACGTACATACAGAGATTCAATGAACAAAACATCAGATTTCAGCCATACATTCATTTTTAGTAACCAAAAGTTATTCCCCATTCAGCTTTACCTTTTACGTAAAAAATACTTCATTTTCTCCCTTTGTGAAAGGTAATTGCTCTAAGCTTATCCAATTGCAACTTTAAAACCATATTAGAGTTCTAACCCATTATGTAAGCGTGATTACCTACTTAAATCAATTGAATAAGGTAAAAGCATTAAAGACTCAATTTTCTGAATCAGgttgtattttgttatatttatttaaaaaataagtaaattaatctaTATATGTTAGATCAAGGAGGGAACTgtttattctgttaaaaattggtcaCATATCACTGTATGATTATTCTATTAACCACACCAAATGTTAacagtacaaatggatgaaaattGCTAACGTATGGagattaatttacccattttttgagtaaagggtAAAATGTAATATAACTCCTGATACAAACgccttcatggtacttttactttaagcaaaatatgttaaaaacttattattctgttaaaaatttcacctatttttactattaaaaaccgGTTATTGTATATCAACATAAAATACACGTGTCATTGTATGATTATTTCGTTAATCATGCacgtttttaatagtacaaatagataaaattttcaataaaaataaataatcgaTTTACCCTTAAATAATCTTTTacccaaatatatatattaatatccAAACTTGAAATTTAGTGTGAAGTTGCCAATAAGTACCATTTTTCTGGTCATAAAATCTTATCCTAATCCCTATAACAAATGGCCAAATTGATGATTATATTTAAGGAAGTTTGTGACTGTCACGTAAGGGTGTCCCAAAACTACTCATCTTTGTAAAGATTCGTATGGAGATATGGCCTTGTGACATACATAGAGTTGTCATTTACGAAATATTTTACTCTCCTTTTTTAATAATATtctattaacataaaataaaataaattaattaattaattgaagctGGTGGGTGCACGTCAACAGACACAGACTTCTACTCAAAACTCTCGCTACAAAGCGCAAAACGGCAGATCATGAGCAAGATCGAGACAGCTTGGGGATCTTTGTCCCTCTCTTTAACCACTAACAACCTCAAGTTCTTTGGTTTTACAACGTGTACCCAACACTTTTCTGCCACGTAAACTGGTCGTTACACcctacatttatatatttttgttccCAAGTCTCAAATTTTCAATCCAACACCAAACTAACCATCTCTGCACTGGACTTTGTCCTTTTTCCCATTTTTGTCCCATTGTTTCCCTTCACAACCACgtgtctttaattttttaataaattagactaatgtgactaaattgctattaaatttatgttttgattatttaactttaaaagattataaatttgtcacttaattatttaaattttttcatttaaatctcTAAACGGTTAAAATCGTTATTGTATGACTTGTACTATTCGTATAATCTGCACCAATCGAAACTCTCTATTCTCCTTCTTTTCTACAGttcaattttttcatgaaacaactttaaacaCCATGAATTTacaaactaaaattcaaatagttTTTTATTCGATATTTGATATTGATCGTCAGATTGACTTAGATCTAAAATATGTTCTCCTATTTGTTATTAGGTACTAATAATTGAAACGTCGCTTAAACCTTGCTagccaaacttaaaaaaaaatctaataacttaaataaatatttttaatgattcattgattattttataactttttaaaattaaataatcaaaatataaatttacaaagAATTTGGGGGTGTAATttaccttcttcttttttcttttaggaTAACAACTCATTTCTTAAGCAGAGTATAATAAATTGCCTGCGTGCCAATTTTATACAAGTAAACAAATGATTCGGACACGTTTTAGGCATggttttcatataaatttttggTTTTCCATGAATCGTGTGAGCTAATGCCATGACATGACAGCTACACGCTCCCACTGTCCCTAACAACAACCAATCAATGGCAAGAACAAATCTTGCAAGTAAATAATTACTCCCCAGTCCCCCGCCCTCAGATAAGGATAAAACCCAGAATCATCCCCCCCACAAACAAGTTTAGTAATATCTTTATACTGACATTATCAAACAGTTTACCCAATTATCCATTTCTATATTCCACACCTACTTAAATACCCATTTGGGCCCTCAAAAGAACAAGCTAAACTGAatcgaagaaaaaaaaaaacaaggtttTTGAGTTTCAAAAATGGGGAAACAGAGCAATACCCAGAAAATTTCTTGGACTAAAGGGAAGTGTTTAGGTAAAGGCTCCTTTGGTACTGTAAGCTTGGCGATTAATGAATTAGATGGGTCTGTTTTTGCAGTAAAATGTGTTGATTTAGCAACGTGTTTACCAAACCAGTTGGAGTCTTTGGAGAATGAAATCAGGATCCTCCGTTCGTTTTCTTCTCCTTTTGTCGTTGAGTACCTCGGCGATGACGTTACTAGTTATGAGTTTCTGACGACGTCTTACCGGAATCTTCACATGGAGTACTTACAAGGTGGCACCGTTGTTGATTTTGGGGCATTTAAACGCCGGTTGGCTGACGTGGACGAGCGGATTTTACGGTGGCAAACACGGTGCTTGGTTTCGGCTTTGAAATACGTGCACGGTCAAGGCATTGTACACTGTGACGTGAAAGGGAAGAATGCTTTGGTGGGCTCCGATTTGGCTACTGTAAAGCTTGCGGATTTCGGCTCGACGGTTGATATTAAAATGGAAAGCGCGGGAAACAGGTGTATGTCCCTGATCACGCCACGCGGAAGCCCTCTATGGATGGCACCGGAGGTGATTCGCGGCGAGTATCAAGGGCCGGAGAGTGACGTTTGGTCTTTAGGATGCACCGTCATCGAGATGGTCACAGGGAAACCAGCTTGGGAGGACCATGGGTTTAATTCACTGAGTCGAATTGCTAACTCGGATGAATTGCCTGAGTTACCGACTCAGTTATCTGAACTCGGTAAGGATTTCGTAAAGAAGTGTTTGAGAAGGGATCGGAATCAAAGGTGGAGCTGCGATCAGCTGCTGCAGCATCCATTTTTAGCATCGGCTTCGCCGCCGAATACGACCAAGGGATCATCTCCACGTTGCGTGCTTGATTTCGCCAACTTGGATTTCGAAGAGGACGAAAATACAGAGAATGTTGACGATTCGGCGAGGGAGAGGATTTGTAAATTAGCGACTGTAAGAGGGGTAGTTTGGGAATCTGATGGGTGGATGGCGGTAAGGAGTTTGAGTTTCCTTCGTGTATACAGTGTGAATTGTGAGGAAGGGATAAATACGGAATATCTAGAGTCGATGAGGACAGGTTTGGAATTTCCCGATTGTTTTGATGGTAGTAATTCAGTTGAGTGGCAGTGTGGTAACTCCGAGGATGTTAGAGGGTTAAAATCGTCAAGTGCTAGGCTAAGGTGCGACTTCTCCGCCCTTAGGAGCCATGGGTATAGGTCAGAAAATGTGGAGTTAGCGGTGGATAAGGGAGAGTTCAGATTCTACAGATATTGTAATTTgttattacaattatttttaagtaatttaagaATATTcagatatattttatatttgatatttgttcTAATTACTACTTTGTTACAACtatttttgagtaatttaattaatcCCAAACTTTCGCAGTCAACACAAGCATAAAACCCCTTACTTAATGAGTAATAGTATTGTTGCtagttattcaatttagtcactagtTAAGTAGCAAAAAATATTCTGTCAATTACAAGTTTTGGTCAAGGATTCAAAGATTCATGCACAAACTTAACCCCTctctcatttattttaaaaaattacaaaatggtcattgaattattcgaaagttttcattatTGGGCTGTTAAAATCACTATTGTATGGCCTTCTCTATTTGCACCACTTGTATCAATCAAAAGCTCTTCTCCTTCTCTTCTAcagtacaattttttttataaaacaacctTGAATATTACGAATTTGTGAACCAAAtccaaataacttttttttttaatctttgacACTAGCCATCAGATAACTTGGATGTATGATATGTTATTCTACTTGTCGATGAGTACTGATGCATTGTACCGATGAGTACTTAAAAagaaacttttaaatagttcagtaACGTTTTATAACATCTTAAAGTTGagtaaccaaaatataaattattaggagggtttaatttaaatttcaaccCTATATTTTATAAAACTTGAGAAATTAGTCATTTCTAATTTGTTGGTTGaatagttgattttttttaaaataagaaaaatatattctCAATTTTTATAAAGTAGAGTGATTAATTATTAGTGTGTTGCGACCTTGGCTGTTGGAATGCTGTTATGATAAAACTAGGTTCAAGGTACAAGTTGCTTACGATGTGGGATGATaatctttcttttcattcaacaactCGCCAATTATATAAGTCTGAAGTTgacaatttactaaaatattaagaaataaagATATGGTTGGTTGTCAAGAAACAATGGTAAGAAGAGAGATTAACAAAAGTCAAAGAACAGGCAAAACATTGGTTTGGAACTAAACGATGAGTCTGTATTCTTCCCACATAGAGGTTCATGGTAGCTACTATTTAATTACAAAGTAATTGAACACTTAAATGGAAGCTGGATTGGATGCTTCTTGCTGTCGAAACATCCCCTCTTCACTGtctggccaggaagattatggtGTCTGGTAACAGACAACATCGGAGATTTCCATATAATTAAGAAATTGCCAACTAATAAATAgattatcatatatataaaataaaatcactGCATGTACGTACAATGTTAGATTCTTTTCTTCGTTTGCATTTGAAGGTTCCCACGACTTTGTTCTCTGTTTCTTACATGGATTAGTTTTAATATAAAATGGCTGTTGGGTCTAGTGTTGGAAGGTTCATTGTTAATTGTAGTAAAGATAAGGGCAGGTTTCAGATATAATAATGATACTAGACTTGTACAGTCTCTCTTTTGTTCGCCATGTGATCAGTTTTCTTATTGTTGGCTCTGTAAATATGCGACTCCATTACACAGCTTTAGGGTCTCTTCCTGAGCTTGTTGTACGTAGTCTTTTTCATTCTACTATCTATGTTTTTCTCTCTACTTTTTTATCACTGAAAGCAGAGATAGCTGCCCCCAGTATGGTAAAAATGCTTTATAatctctttaaaaattttgaaattataagaTGGTAAATTCTCAATTTAATTCCACTAAAAATGGTTCTCTATCGACTTAATCTGGCTTCATGGTCTTGCTGTAATGCCATGAACGGTGGGAGGGGACTTGACCCTCCTAACTCTTTTTGGTTTAACTATTTCTTAGGTCACTGccaaattcaaattaaacaatttgAGCATTGGCCCCCTAGCTTTTTTGGTTTAAGCGTCTCTTAGGTCCCTATTAAATTTGAATTAGACAAATTGAGCATTGCCCCCATTTCATTGAAAATTAggcaaattattattaatttttaaattgatggCTTAACAATTAAGATTTCAAAAAAATCCcctttttttagtaaattatacaaatagtcacttttgtttgtctcaaattacattttagtttcTTATGTTATCATTTTGTCACGAAGTAGTCACTCTACTATTAAACTTTCTTACCTCCTTAAAGACACTTCTATGTGACAGTCCAAATGGactttaaatgccaacttggatgttcaGTTGCTAGGATGAAAACaagtttttaatgaaataaatttaatttggactaccATGTAGGACCATTGCTAGGGAGGTAACATAGCTTAAcaatagagtgaccacttcgtaacaaaatgataatataagagactaaaacgtaatatttcaaacataagtggctaaaatataatttggagcaaacaaaaataactatttttttaatttactcttttttaaaatttttacagatcttttaaaaatatctaaatatattatatatcttttaagcatatatttaagaatatattatatatttttcagatatttaggaatatattatatatctttctTATTTCTGTGTGACAATGACAGTATAAACATTATGAATACTCATAAGGTGtatgaataaaattgaaagggattactctatttttgttttttcttttccaaacTGTTTGCTTCTTATCTTTTATTTTGCGTACGCGGTGGTATCAACCTCTAGTCTGACTATCGCCTGCTTTTTAAcacaacaaatttttttattgttctcAATAAAATTGAACATAACTCTCTGTTTACTTGGGTACTCAAGATTGACCCGATGATTTTATTACTCTTATTCGATTAAAACTAGACAATGTTGATGATTGGGTTTATGCTATTCGTGTTACACTATCGACTTTTGAATGCATTAGATGATAAATTGGTTAACTGCTGAGAAGTGGCAGTTCTAGGAAAGGTAAAGGATGCAATAACGAACGTCCCTCAAATTATCTTTTGATTTAGTTATATGTTTTTGTTGATTTCTTGTTCCATTTGAGTAAATGGGTTGTGGTGATAGACATGTTTTCTTAGTCTTTCACTGAGATTGAGTATAGGTTGAGTTAAAATGAACGAAGTTTTTATTATTGAATAAGATTGAAAAAGGATTATTCTATTGTTGTTATCTATActatctttttttcttctttctcgtCTTCTTCATTTTCACTCTCCGCTAAGCTCTTCGTTATTTGTCTCCCCATTCCCCAAGTTTGATATACACTTGTGACTTTTGCTTTTCTCAATTTCTAGCAGGTGTCAATTCgcattaaaaagtaaaattataaacgcttttctatttttttattgacATTTTCTCCATTTGTAAATTTGTTCgatcattttacttttatataattaTGATTTCATAATGGTATTTAATTTTCAATTGTAATTGCcgaacttttaaaaatataaaaaaatgatttacAAATTAGTATGGGTGAAAACGAAAATGACGATGAAATTTCGAGCGGAATAGAAGTTGAACAATTTGTCATTCTGGAAGCAAAATCTTGTCCTTTTTATTCTTAAATTGTTGATATTGGATCGAATTAATGTAGATTGAATCGCTTCGAGAGAGGTCTTTTGCagtttgaaaatttcaaattttctagATCGATCATTTTTGACTAGACTGAAGTCATTTCAAGTTGTTTCGATAATTTGTAGTCAGAATTAGGGTGATTTTTTGGCCGAAAGAATTAAGTGGCTACGATTGTCGACTTTTATGAATAATTCGAATTGATCTGTGTAATTTTAGTGTGTTATTAGTGTCATAGGTGACGGCGCCGGCGGAGAAAGAAAGGGGCATGGAGGTGGCGCGAAAGAAAAGATGGCGCTTTCAAGACTAGTAAGTGACTCATTTCTTACTTGTTAAGGagtttaaatcaaataattaattaattaaatttgtttttaaataataatttaaaagaaatgaaagaggcgATTTGAGTTGAGAGGTTAATAAACTATTAAACTACACTGAATTCATCAAAAAAGAATTTTACCATCAAATAACTTCCTTATcgctaatatatataaaaaacccTATACCCCAAAATATTCTACCGCCAGCAAATCTCCAACGCATCACTCTGAACAAAGTAATCATGGCAAGCAAAGAACCAGATCACGAGCACAGAGAAGACGAGGATGCCGCCCCCGCCGAGGAAGAAGACACCGGAGCTCAAATTGCCCCTATCATCAAGCTCGAGGAAGTCGCCGTCAGCACCGGCGAGGAAAACGAAGATCCGATGCTCGATCTGTCTGTATTCTTCTCTTTTACTTATATTTGTATTTCCGATTCAAATGTTCTCCGATTTTTCTACAAATTCGAACGAtctgaatatatttattttattgattagGAAGTCGAAGCTCTACCGATTTGATAAAGAAGGCAATCAATGGAAAGAGAGAGGCGCTGGTACTGTGAAGCTGTTGAAGCACAAAGAGACTGGAAAAGTTCGCCTTGTTATGAGGCAATCTAAGACTCTCAAGATCTGCGCCAATCATTTAGGTTCGTTCTCTTTGTTTTTCTCTTCCTCGATTCGGTGTCTGCTTAGATTTCTTTTCTTACTTGTTTCATAATgtttattaactaaaatatttgtCCAGTGTTGCCGACTATGACGGTGCAGGAGCACGCAGGGAACGACAAATCGTGCCTGTGGCACGCTTCTGACTACGCTGATGGTGAATTGAAAGATGAACTGTTCTGCATTCGTTTTGCATCTGTGGAaagtatgtatatttttttttacagTAAACCATTTTGCTTCCTTTTGTTTGCAAAATGAAATCGAATGgattttgtttcaattatttgTTTTACTCTAAGATCTGGAGCTGCAAGTTAGGTTTTTAGTAACTCGAGAATGTTTGAGAGTCGAGCATTGGTATATTCTTCAAGTAGTTAGTGACTAGCATTTTCTCTTATTGATTGTTTGAGTGCTTGGTTTAACAAAATTCTAAGGTTTATACTTCAATTCCAAgcaattgaaatttaaaattatatttgatgAAGTGAAAAACTTTGAGGCAGATTCTTGCTGATTTTTTCCCCTCTATTTCTCCATATGGCTGTGTTAGGAGAACATAAAAATAGCTGTTCTAGATGGTCTTGTTTGTGGTTATAGAGTGCTAGAAAGGTTTATTGAAAATTTCCTTTTGTTCCTTTATGGGTAATTGCATGTTCTTTTTGTGGTTGCTGGAAAACTGCAAAATACCGAACATGAAGAAATTAGATATATTAGTAAGAATACTGTTACACCTAAATGTTGAGTAAATAATATAGTCCTGTTCCCTTCAAAGTTGCCATGAacttcgggttttcaccttgctTGGGTAGCTAAGTTGAAAAATTGTATTTTAGGTGATTTTTCTTATGGATGGAGGATTTCTATGATGACAAATTGAAGTATCTTCGCATGTTTTCCCTAGTGCTTTTCTTGGGTTCGATATTTCTTCATTTGGAGAACTGATTAGATGGTAATGTggtatattatcatttcatttaaatagaatttttttccATATTGATTACAAAATGTCGGTTAAATACAAACTATGGTTATCCAACtgaagaaatataaaattaactaTTGTTGCTTGAGTACTAGCTGTTTGCTTTGAATTATTGAATGATCTTTTAATCCCTAAATACTTGGTCTTATAGTGTTCTGTATCATTGTGCAAGTCTTTTAGACCGAGTAATAGAAATAGTTTGTTTATGATTTGGGGTCTTTAAtgtaataagtaataataataatcatattttagTGCTTGATATGTCACGTGAAGTGTTTCATTAAAAAGTTGTTTCTGTAGGCTTTACTGTTTCTTGTAAAGAAAGTGTTAACAAGAATAATTAACGTAGCTGGGTTTGCATTGTAGTTATAGATTAGCTTGCAATGGTCCTTTTGTAATTTGCCTTCTCTTTTTCCCTTTGTTTGACTAATTCTCTATTCATTGGGGGGAGCAAAGCATTCTAGTTTTAGCTGATTTTTCTTGTTCTTGAAATTAGATTGCAAAACCTTCATGCAAATGTTCCAAGAAGTTGCTGAATCACAAAAACCAAAAGAGGAAAATAAAGATGCATCTGCTGCTGCTGGACTGCTGGAGAAGTTGAGCGTTGATGAAAAGAAGACCGAGGATAAAGCCGGAGAGGAGAAAAAGGAAACAGAAGCCACAGAAAAGGCAGATACCGAGAAGAAAGATGGGGAGGCAGCTTCCTCAACTTAAAAGGCGGTTGGGTTTGTTTTCCATGCCATGTACTTTTGGCGAATATGGTGAGAGTAGTCTCTGGCATATTCCTCGGATGGAACTAGATGTGTTATTGGTTGGAATGGTCTCGAGTGTTTGTTGAGGTTTGGTTGTACCCTGGGTCATGTTTGCATGTTGAGATTCATGTTTTACGGTCATTCAACCGGGTTTTCCCCAGTATTATACTATCATGCTGAATTTTTCTTTATGCTCATTCCATGCATtgacaaaatataaaaaaggttttttttttttttggggggggggtggtTTAGTTATTTGAAATTTGGATCTTTGTGTCTTGAGAATAGAGTTTGGGTGACAAGAAATTTGGTTTGCCTGAATTTGGCTAAAAGTCGTATGCTAGTTTTAGCTAAACTTCTGATATATGGATTTAAGAAATGATTACGAAATGGCCGGCCCCAAAAGAGACTTAATtaaagcaatttttttttaatgatttgagATAAATATTGAAAGTATGCATATGTGAAATTTTGATCATGGTTTAAATGtttatactaatttttaattttgattcaattttatgCCTTTAGAGGGATAACtatatatctttatttttatattggatagtATGATGTAGATAATGATGTTAGTGGTTTGCAGCTTGTAAAAATTGACAAATtgaattaaagtaaaattatatatataattacataaaacTTATGTTATACCCATTACTTTATTTGATGATTCTTGAGCTTCAATTTGACTGGGCTCGGTTGTATTAAAAATACTTCAAAATCAAGTCTAATGACCCTTTTGGACGAAACCGTAAGATTTAAATGGCAAAATGGAACAGCAGGAGGATGGTTTTGTATACGTTAATGTTTTTTTGTTAAAGTGAATCTCGAACATGAAATTTATGAT
This region includes:
- the LOC107936027 gene encoding mitogen-activated protein kinase kinase kinase 18, whose protein sequence is MGKQSNTQKISWTKGKCLGKGSFGTVSLAINELDGSVFAVKCVDLATCLPNQLESLENEIRILRSFSSPFVVEYLGDDVTSYEFLTTSYRNLHMEYLQGGTVVDFGAFKRRLADVDERILRWQTRCLVSALKYVHGQGIVHCDVKGKNALVGSDLATVKLADFGSTVDIKMESAGNRCMSLITPRGSPLWMAPEVIRGEYQGPESDVWSLGCTVIEMVTGKPAWEDHGFNSLSRIANSDELPELPTQLSELGKDFVKKCLRRDRNQRWSCDQLLQHPFLASASPPNTTKGSSPRCVLDFANLDFEEDENTENVDDSARERICKLATVRGVVWESDGWMAVRSLSFLRVYSVNCEEGINTEYLESMRTGLEFPDCFDGSNSVEWQCGNSEDVRGLKSSSARLRCDFSALRSHGYRSENVELAVDKGEFRFYRYCNLLLQLFLSNLRIFRYILYLIFVLITTLLQLFLSNLINPKLSQSTQA
- the LOC107936067 gene encoding ran-binding protein 1 homolog a translates to MASKEPDHEHREDEDAAPAEEEDTGAQIAPIIKLEEVAVSTGEENEDPMLDLKSKLYRFDKEGNQWKERGAGTVKLLKHKETGKVRLVMRQSKTLKICANHLVLPTMTVQEHAGNDKSCLWHASDYADGELKDELFCIRFASVENCKTFMQMFQEVAESQKPKEENKDASAAAGLLEKLSVDEKKTEDKAGEEKKETEATEKADTEKKDGEAASST